Proteins from a single region of Stappia sp. ES.058:
- a CDS encoding helicase-related protein: MLHSPNSQLPPSVRARTVTAVLGPTNTGKTHLAIERMISRESGIIGLPLRLLAREVYGRIVARVGEDKVALVTGEEKVIPPDARYWVSTVEAMPLDLKTDFVAIDEVQLAGDLERGHVFTDRILNMRGHLETLLLGSATARPLLERLLPGLNVVTRPRMSVLAYSGQKKITRLPPRSAVVAFSSSEVYAIAELIRRQHGGAAVVLGSLSPRTRNAQVALFQNGDVQHLIATDAIGMGLNLDVDHIAFAGIRKFDGYQYRMLTPAEMGQIGGRAGRHTRDGTFGVTGRVDPFDDELVEALESHRFDALKVFQWRSRALDFSSVTNFRASLDVPPREQGLTRAPPSADETAFDHAVRDEAIRRVASSPERVRLLWDVCQVPDYRKIAPANHADLIAGIYAHLTRDGVVPDDWFARQVAFADKVDGDIDTLSNRMAHIRTWTFVANRADWLSDPAHWQGVTRGVEDRLSDALHDRLTQRFVDRRTSVLMRRLRENAMLEAEITPVGDVLVEGQHVGQLQGFRFAPDAAADGPDGKALRAAAQKALASELTARADKVARAGNEDFTLTSDGFIRWQGEVVARLIAGETVLSPGLIALCDDTLEAADREKVEGRLTLWLKAHIDTLAKPLRDLEVGNGLEGLARGVAFRLVESLGIVERAEISEDVRQLDQTMRAGLRRLGVRFGAHHIFVPALLKPAPSRLMAQLWALKHGDLEMPGLSELPQLSASGRTSVVVDPAFSKDLYKVVGFRVCGPRAVRVDILERLADLIRPLLAWKPLDTSVEPPEGAVPEGGAFTVTVAMTSLLGCAGEDFSAILKSLGYRNESREIQRPVAAVGPLETAAADVTPSVPSASSTETQAPAPETSASETSAPETSAFESSTAETPVAETPVAESAVADSSAVDPAAGPDTTDTSASGAGEVDASTAGTPTQAVTETGAPEESETAISDAAPGDVSAETPTDGADPQSPAQESDAPADATDAAAVETVTIEIWRPGRRDRRPRGGDKPGRRPSNRGGAARDGASAKGPGARDDQAPRRGGGKPKGKPRNPAEPSGRSSGAKSGGSRPDKASGRGGRPGKGGTIDPDSPFAKLAALKADMEKKPR, from the coding sequence ATGCTCCATTCGCCAAACTCACAACTTCCGCCGAGTGTCCGCGCCCGGACCGTGACCGCCGTGCTCGGGCCGACGAACACCGGCAAGACCCATCTCGCCATCGAGCGGATGATTTCTCGTGAAAGCGGCATCATCGGCCTGCCGCTGCGCCTTCTTGCGCGCGAGGTTTACGGCCGCATCGTCGCCCGCGTCGGCGAGGACAAGGTTGCGCTCGTCACCGGCGAGGAAAAGGTGATCCCGCCCGACGCGCGCTACTGGGTCTCGACCGTCGAGGCCATGCCGCTCGACCTGAAGACCGATTTCGTCGCCATCGACGAGGTGCAGCTGGCCGGCGATCTCGAGCGCGGCCATGTCTTTACCGATCGCATTCTCAATATGCGCGGGCATCTGGAGACGCTGCTCCTGGGGTCTGCCACCGCGCGTCCGCTGCTGGAGCGGCTGCTGCCGGGCCTCAATGTGGTGACCCGGCCGCGCATGTCGGTGCTCGCCTATTCGGGACAGAAGAAGATCACGCGGCTGCCGCCGCGCTCCGCCGTCGTGGCGTTTTCCTCCTCTGAAGTCTACGCGATCGCGGAGCTGATCCGCCGCCAGCACGGTGGCGCGGCGGTCGTCCTCGGCTCGCTCAGCCCGCGGACCCGCAACGCGCAGGTCGCGCTGTTCCAGAACGGTGACGTGCAACACCTGATCGCCACCGACGCGATCGGCATGGGCCTCAATCTGGATGTCGACCACATCGCCTTTGCCGGCATTCGCAAGTTCGACGGCTATCAGTATCGCATGCTGACGCCCGCGGAGATGGGGCAGATCGGCGGGCGCGCCGGGCGTCACACCCGCGATGGAACCTTCGGCGTGACGGGGCGGGTCGATCCCTTCGACGACGAGTTGGTCGAGGCGCTGGAAAGCCACCGGTTCGACGCGCTCAAGGTGTTTCAGTGGCGCAGCCGGGCGCTCGATTTTTCCTCGGTGACGAATTTTCGCGCCTCGCTGGACGTGCCGCCGCGCGAGCAGGGGCTGACGCGGGCGCCGCCGTCCGCCGACGAGACTGCCTTCGATCATGCCGTGCGCGATGAAGCCATTCGCCGCGTGGCGTCCTCGCCCGAACGGGTGCGGCTGTTGTGGGACGTGTGCCAGGTCCCGGATTACCGCAAGATCGCGCCGGCCAATCATGCGGATCTGATCGCCGGGATCTATGCGCATCTGACCCGCGACGGAGTGGTGCCGGACGACTGGTTCGCGCGTCAGGTGGCCTTCGCCGACAAGGTCGACGGGGACATCGATACGCTGTCCAACCGCATGGCGCACATCCGTACATGGACGTTTGTTGCCAACCGCGCCGACTGGTTGTCCGATCCTGCCCATTGGCAAGGCGTGACGCGCGGCGTAGAAGACCGTTTGTCGGACGCCTTGCACGACAGGCTTACTCAACGCTTTGTCGACCGGCGGACCAGCGTATTGATGCGACGTCTGAGAGAGAACGCGATGCTTGAAGCGGAAATCACACCAGTGGGCGACGTGCTTGTCGAGGGGCAGCATGTTGGCCAGCTCCAGGGCTTTCGCTTCGCGCCCGATGCGGCGGCCGACGGTCCGGACGGCAAGGCTCTGCGCGCGGCCGCGCAAAAAGCGCTTGCCAGCGAACTGACCGCACGTGCCGACAAGGTGGCGCGCGCCGGCAACGAGGATTTCACCTTGACCTCGGATGGCTTCATCCGCTGGCAGGGCGAAGTGGTCGCGCGGCTGATCGCGGGTGAAACCGTTCTTTCACCGGGGCTTATCGCTTTGTGCGACGACACGCTGGAGGCGGCGGATCGCGAGAAGGTGGAAGGCCGGCTCACGCTTTGGCTGAAAGCGCATATCGACACGCTTGCCAAGCCGCTGCGCGATCTTGAGGTCGGAAACGGACTTGAGGGCCTCGCGCGCGGCGTCGCTTTCCGCCTCGTCGAATCGCTCGGCATTGTCGAGCGCGCCGAGATTTCCGAGGACGTGCGCCAGCTTGACCAGACGATGCGCGCCGGCCTGCGTCGCCTCGGTGTGCGTTTCGGCGCCCATCATATTTTCGTGCCGGCGCTCTTGAAGCCGGCGCCGAGCCGTCTGATGGCCCAGCTCTGGGCCCTGAAACACGGCGACCTGGAGATGCCGGGGCTGTCCGAGTTGCCTCAACTTTCGGCGTCCGGGCGCACCTCGGTTGTCGTCGATCCGGCATTCTCCAAGGACCTTTACAAGGTCGTGGGGTTTCGTGTGTGCGGGCCGCGCGCCGTGCGCGTCGATATTCTGGAGCGTCTTGCGGACCTGATTCGTCCGCTGCTTGCCTGGAAGCCGCTCGATACCAGTGTCGAGCCGCCGGAAGGGGCGGTTCCCGAGGGCGGTGCATTCACCGTCACCGTCGCCATGACATCCCTGCTCGGCTGCGCGGGCGAGGATTTTTCCGCGATCCTCAAGTCGCTCGGCTACCGAAACGAGAGCCGGGAAATCCAGCGCCCGGTTGCGGCCGTCGGCCCGCTCGAGACGGCTGCGGCGGACGTGACTCCGTCCGTCCCGTCCGCGTCTTCAACCGAAACGCAAGCGCCAGCCCCCGAGACCTCAGCCTCCGAGACCTCAGCCCCCGAGACCTCAGCCTTCGAGTCGTCAACTGCTGAAACGCCCGTTGCCGAAACGCCCGTTGCCGAGTCGGCCGTTGCGGATTCATCGGCTGTCGATCCGGCGGCCGGCCCCGACACCACCGATACATCGGCGTCCGGAGCGGGCGAGGTTGATGCGTCGACGGCTGGCACGCCGACGCAAGCGGTCACGGAAACGGGTGCGCCCGAGGAGAGCGAAACGGCGATCTCCGACGCAGCGCCTGGCGATGTGTCCGCGGAAACCCCGACGGATGGAGCCGATCCGCAGTCTCCCGCTCAGGAGAGCGATGCGCCGGCTGACGCAACGGATGCGGCGGCGGTGGAAACCGTCACGATCGAGATCTGGCGTCCCGGACGGCGGGATCGGCGTCCGCGCGGCGGAGACAAGCCGGGACGCCGGCCGAGCAACCGTGGCGGCGCCGCGCGCGACGGTGCGTCGGCCAAGGGTCCGGGCGCACGCGATGATCAGGCACCGCGACGCGGCGGCGGCAAGCCAAAGGGCAAGCCGCGCAATCCGGCCGAGCCGTCCGGACGGTCATCCGGGGCGAAATCGGGCGGGTCACGTCCCGACAAGGCGTCCGGTCGCGGTGGACGGCCCGGTAAGGGCGGCACGATTGATCCGGATTCGCCTTTTGCAAAACTCGCCGCACTCAAGGCGGACATGGAAAAGAAGCCGCGCTGA
- the pyc gene encoding pyruvate carboxylase, which produces MAIRKILVANRSEIAIRVFRAATELGMRTVAVYAEQDKLALHRFKADEAYQIGRGPHLEAPLGPIESYLSIDEILRVAKSCGADAIHPGYGFLSESPEFADACAEAGIVFIGPRPETMRRLGNKVSARNLAVEAGVPVMPATDPLPDDMETVRRLAAEIGYPVMLKASWGGGGRGMRVIGDEETLLRDVEAAKREAKAAFGKDEIYLEKLVERARHIEVQILGDSHGNLLHLFERDCSIQRRHQKVVERAPAPYLTAEQREEVSTYGLKIGNTTNYRGAGTVEFLMDADTGKFYFIEVNPRIQVEHTVTEEVTGVDLVKAQIRIAAGAIIGDPGSGIPTQEGIKLNGHALQCRITTEDPEQNFIPDYGRITAYRGATGFGIRLDGGTAYSGAVITRFYDPLLEKVTAWAPTAEEAAQRMDRALREFRIRGVATNLVFLENVIDHPDFRGNNYTTRFIDETPALFEQVTRRDRATKLLTYIADVTVNGHPETKNRPQPPAEAAAPHVPVIDAPVRNGTRQLLDELGPAGFADWMKAERRALVTDTTMRDGHQSLLATRMRSHDIVAVADAYARGMPQLFSLECWGGATFDVAMRFLTEDPWERLRLIRERAPNILLQMLLRGANGVGYTNYPDNVVRHFVKQAASEGVDLFRVFDCLNWVENMRVSLDAVIEEEKLCEGVICYTGDLNDSARPKYDLAYYIRLAKDLENAGCHILGVKDMAGLMKPAAAKELFGALKQEVGLPIHFHTHDTSGISAASVLAAVETGVDAVDAAMDAFSGLTSQPALGSLVAALKGTPRDTGLDSGTIRALSLYWEAVRNQYSAFESDLKAPASEVYLHEMPGGQFTNLKEQARSLGLESRWHEVAQAYHDVNMMFGDIVKVTPSSKVVGDMALMMVSQGLSVADVLSPDRDVAFPESVVQMMHGDLGQAPGGWPEDIQKRVLKGDTPITVRPGALLEDDDLEARRAEIAEKTGTEIDEAELASYLMYPKVFTEFAAARDVYGPVSVLPTQIYFYGLPAGEEVMVDLEPGKTLVVRCQAIGETDENGERKVFFELNGQPRIIKVPDRAHGAAGASARRKAEDGNPAHVGAPMPGVISTVAVSAGQKVTTGDVLVSIEAMKMETALHADRNGTIAEVVVTAGQQVDAKDLLVVLADVED; this is translated from the coding sequence TTGGCCATTCGCAAGATCCTCGTCGCCAACCGGTCCGAGATCGCCATCCGCGTGTTCCGCGCGGCGACCGAACTCGGCATGCGCACGGTTGCCGTCTACGCAGAACAGGACAAGCTCGCCCTGCACCGCTTCAAGGCGGACGAGGCCTATCAGATCGGACGCGGCCCCCACCTTGAGGCGCCGCTGGGCCCGATCGAATCCTATCTCTCGATCGACGAGATCCTGCGCGTGGCGAAATCCTGCGGCGCGGATGCAATTCATCCGGGTTACGGATTCCTGTCGGAAAGCCCGGAATTCGCCGATGCCTGCGCGGAGGCCGGCATCGTCTTCATCGGCCCGCGCCCGGAGACCATGCGCCGGCTGGGCAACAAGGTTTCCGCACGCAATCTCGCCGTCGAGGCCGGGGTCCCGGTGATGCCGGCGACCGACCCGCTGCCCGACGACATGGAAACGGTGCGCCGGCTTGCCGCCGAAATCGGCTACCCGGTCATGCTCAAGGCCTCCTGGGGCGGCGGCGGGCGCGGCATGCGCGTGATCGGCGACGAGGAAACGCTGCTGCGCGACGTGGAGGCTGCCAAGCGCGAGGCCAAGGCCGCCTTCGGCAAGGACGAGATCTATCTGGAAAAGCTGGTCGAGCGCGCCCGCCACATCGAGGTGCAGATCCTCGGCGACAGCCATGGCAACCTGCTGCATCTGTTCGAGCGCGACTGCTCCATCCAGCGGCGCCACCAGAAGGTCGTGGAACGCGCGCCGGCGCCCTATCTCACGGCCGAGCAGCGCGAGGAAGTCAGCACCTACGGCCTGAAGATCGGCAACACGACAAACTATCGCGGCGCGGGCACGGTCGAGTTCCTGATGGATGCCGACACCGGGAAATTCTATTTCATCGAGGTCAATCCGCGCATCCAGGTCGAACACACGGTCACCGAAGAGGTCACCGGCGTCGATCTCGTCAAGGCGCAGATCCGCATCGCCGCCGGCGCCATCATCGGCGATCCCGGCTCGGGGATCCCGACGCAGGAGGGGATCAAGCTCAACGGCCATGCGCTGCAATGCCGGATCACCACCGAGGACCCCGAGCAGAACTTCATTCCCGACTACGGCCGCATCACAGCCTATCGCGGCGCGACCGGCTTCGGCATCCGCCTCGATGGCGGCACGGCCTATTCCGGCGCGGTGATCACCCGCTTCTACGACCCGCTGCTGGAAAAGGTCACCGCCTGGGCGCCCACGGCCGAGGAGGCCGCCCAGCGCATGGACCGCGCCCTGCGCGAATTCCGCATTCGCGGTGTCGCGACCAATCTGGTGTTCCTGGAAAACGTCATCGACCATCCGGATTTCCGGGGAAACAACTACACCACGCGGTTCATCGACGAGACGCCGGCGCTGTTCGAGCAAGTGACGCGGCGTGACCGCGCGACCAAGCTTCTCACCTATATCGCCGATGTCACCGTCAACGGCCATCCCGAGACCAAGAACCGGCCGCAACCGCCGGCCGAAGCCGCCGCCCCGCATGTACCGGTGATCGATGCGCCGGTGCGAAACGGCACCCGCCAGCTGCTCGATGAACTCGGCCCCGCCGGTTTCGCCGACTGGATGAAGGCGGAACGCCGCGCGCTTGTCACCGACACAACCATGCGCGACGGCCACCAGTCGCTGCTCGCCACCCGCATGCGCAGCCACGACATCGTCGCCGTTGCCGACGCCTATGCCCGCGGCATGCCGCAGCTGTTCTCGCTGGAATGCTGGGGCGGTGCGACCTTTGACGTCGCCATGCGCTTTCTCACCGAGGACCCGTGGGAGCGGCTCCGGCTGATTCGCGAACGCGCGCCCAACATCCTGCTGCAGATGCTGCTGCGCGGGGCGAACGGCGTTGGCTACACCAACTATCCCGACAATGTCGTGCGCCATTTCGTCAAACAGGCAGCAAGCGAAGGCGTCGATCTCTTCCGGGTGTTCGACTGCCTCAACTGGGTGGAGAACATGCGCGTCTCACTCGACGCGGTGATTGAGGAGGAGAAACTCTGCGAGGGCGTGATCTGCTACACCGGCGACCTCAACGACAGCGCCCGGCCGAAGTACGATCTCGCCTATTACATCCGCCTGGCGAAGGATCTTGAAAACGCCGGCTGCCACATCCTCGGCGTCAAGGACATGGCCGGGCTGATGAAGCCGGCGGCGGCGAAAGAGCTCTTTGGCGCGTTGAAGCAGGAAGTCGGCCTGCCGATCCACTTTCACACGCATGACACCTCGGGCATTTCCGCAGCCAGCGTGCTCGCCGCGGTCGAAACCGGGGTCGATGCCGTCGATGCGGCGATGGACGCCTTTTCGGGACTGACCTCGCAGCCGGCTCTCGGCTCGCTTGTGGCGGCGCTGAAGGGCACGCCCCGCGATACCGGGCTGGATTCCGGCACCATCCGTGCGCTATCGCTCTACTGGGAGGCCGTGCGCAACCAGTACAGCGCCTTCGAGAGCGACCTCAAGGCGCCGGCTTCCGAGGTCTATCTGCATGAAATGCCCGGCGGCCAGTTCACCAACCTGAAGGAACAGGCCCGCTCGCTCGGGCTGGAAAGCCGCTGGCACGAGGTGGCGCAGGCCTATCACGACGTCAACATGATGTTCGGCGACATCGTCAAGGTAACGCCGTCGTCCAAGGTCGTCGGCGACATGGCGCTGATGATGGTCTCCCAGGGGCTGAGCGTTGCCGACGTGCTCTCGCCCGACAGGGACGTCGCCTTCCCCGAAAGCGTGGTGCAGATGATGCACGGCGATCTCGGCCAGGCGCCGGGCGGCTGGCCCGAGGACATCCAGAAACGCGTCTTGAAGGGCGACACGCCGATCACCGTGCGTCCGGGTGCGTTGCTGGAAGACGACGACCTGGAGGCGCGCCGCGCCGAGATCGCGGAAAAGACCGGCACGGAAATCGACGAGGCGGAGCTTGCCTCCTACCTGATGTATCCCAAGGTGTTCACCGAATTCGCGGCTGCCCGCGACGTCTACGGCCCCGTCAGCGTTCTGCCGACGCAGATCTACTTTTACGGGCTTCCCGCCGGTGAGGAGGTGATGGTCGACCTGGAGCCCGGCAAGACCCTGGTCGTGCGCTGTCAGGCTATCGGCGAGACGGATGAAAACGGCGAGCGCAAGGTATTCTTCGAACTGAACGGACAGCCACGCATCATCAAGGTGCCCGACCGGGCGCATGGGGCCGCCGGCGCGAGCGCGCGGCGCAAAGCGGAAGACGGAAACCCCGCCCATGTCGGCGCGCCGATGCCGGGCGTGATCTCGACCGTCGCCGTTTCAGCAGGGCAAAAGGTCACCACCGGCGACGTGCTTGTCTCGATCGAGGCGATGAAGATGGAAACCGCGCTCCATGCAGACCGCAACGGGACCATCGCCGAGGTGGTCGTGACCGCAGGGCAGCAGGTCGACGCCAAGGACCTGCTGGTGGTGCTCGCCGACGTCGAAGACTGA
- a CDS encoding RNA-binding S4 domain-containing protein, whose protein sequence is MSEAESALPVQRIDKWLWYARLVKSRSLAQKLVAGGHVRVNRDKVTAAAKPVRAGDVLTVAVAQRIRILKVLAPGERRGPAPEAERLYEDLTPPPPPRDSAGGAGGEPGAPAHRAPGSGRPTKRERRETDRFRNGEG, encoded by the coding sequence ATGAGCGAGGCCGAAAGCGCACTTCCCGTTCAGAGGATCGACAAGTGGCTTTGGTATGCGCGGCTCGTGAAGTCGCGCAGCCTCGCGCAGAAGCTTGTTGCCGGCGGGCATGTGCGGGTCAATCGGGACAAGGTCACCGCGGCGGCAAAACCCGTGCGCGCCGGCGACGTTCTTACGGTCGCCGTCGCGCAGCGCATCCGCATCCTCAAGGTGCTGGCCCCGGGCGAGCGACGGGGACCGGCACCGGAAGCTGAGCGCCTTTATGAGGACCTCACACCTCCGCCGCCGCCGCGCGACTCCGCGGGCGGGGCGGGGGGAGAACCCGGTGCGCCGGCCCATCGCGCGCCGGGCAGCGGACGTCCGACCAAGCGGGAACGTCGGGAAACCGACCGCTTTCGCAATGGTGAGGGATAG
- a CDS encoding DUF924 family protein → MTSDKIDPFEILDFWWTAGPEKWFATDTDFDEEIRRRFEPGVSAASLGTLDDWAGTPHGALALLLLLDQFPRNLYRGDAKAFSGDDRALEIAERALDAGFDRAFPKMARTFFYLPFEHAEDIAAQERSVDLFRRNGEETTYFYALVHMDVIRRFGRFPHRNDALDRETTQAESAYLDDGGFGA, encoded by the coding sequence ATGACGAGCGACAAGATCGATCCCTTCGAAATCCTGGATTTCTGGTGGACGGCCGGCCCCGAGAAATGGTTTGCGACCGACACGGACTTCGACGAGGAGATCCGTCGCCGGTTCGAACCGGGCGTGAGCGCCGCCAGTCTCGGCACTCTGGACGATTGGGCGGGCACCCCGCACGGGGCGCTGGCGCTGCTGCTGCTTCTCGACCAGTTCCCGCGCAATCTCTACCGGGGCGATGCAAAGGCCTTTTCGGGCGACGATCGCGCCCTTGAAATCGCCGAAAGGGCACTCGACGCGGGCTTCGACCGGGCGTTTCCGAAGATGGCCCGGACCTTTTTCTACCTCCCCTTCGAGCATGCGGAGGATATTGCCGCACAGGAACGCAGCGTCGACCTGTTCCGTCGAAATGGCGAGGAAACGACCTATTTCTACGCCCTGGTGCACATGGACGTCATCCGCCGCTTTGGCCGGTTTCCTCATCGCAATGACGCACTCGATCGCGAGACGACGCAGGCCGAATCCGCCTATCTCGACGACGGCGGGTTTGGTGCCTGA
- a CDS encoding host attachment family protein has translation MSGLRIEHDSWILVGDGEKALFFRNEGDADYPNFEVLRVLEHENPPTSEQGTDSPGRQSDGPGAQKSAMDETDWHTLEKHRFAKEVAEALYKAAHAGRFSKIVIVAPPMTLGDLRKAFHKEVASRVVAEVDKTLTGHPPDKIERILSTKD, from the coding sequence ATGAGCGGCTTGCGCATCGAACACGACAGCTGGATTCTTGTCGGCGACGGTGAGAAGGCTCTCTTCTTTCGCAATGAGGGCGATGCCGACTATCCGAACTTCGAGGTTCTGCGGGTGCTGGAGCATGAAAACCCGCCCACCAGCGAGCAGGGAACAGACAGTCCGGGACGGCAGAGCGATGGACCGGGCGCGCAGAAAAGCGCAATGGACGAAACTGACTGGCACACGCTTGAGAAGCACCGCTTCGCAAAAGAGGTCGCCGAGGCTCTCTACAAGGCGGCGCATGCCGGCCGGTTCTCCAAGATTGTGATTGTGGCTCCGCCGATGACGCTGGGCGATTTGCGCAAGGCCTTTCACAAGGAGGTCGCCAGCCGGGTCGTCGCGGAAGTCGACAAGACGCTCACAGGGCATCCGCCCGACAAGATCGAGCGCATCCTGTCCACCAAGGACTGA
- a CDS encoding low molecular weight protein-tyrosine-phosphatase codes for MTSVLFVCLGNICRSPLAEGILRAKLARVGLDTRIGVDSAGTGNWHVGKAPDPRSVAIAAQNGIDLAGLRARQVNVDDFQKFDLVLAMDGDNLADLETLRTRSGADRAAALRRFLPEDVPDPYFGGPDGFQTVFDMLDAGCGRLLRTLTQDV; via the coding sequence ATGACGTCGGTGCTTTTTGTCTGCCTTGGAAACATCTGCCGGTCTCCGCTGGCGGAAGGGATCCTGCGGGCGAAGCTGGCACGTGTCGGCCTCGACACGCGCATCGGCGTCGATTCCGCGGGGACGGGAAACTGGCATGTCGGAAAGGCTCCGGACCCCCGGTCCGTCGCAATCGCCGCGCAAAACGGGATCGACCTCGCGGGCCTTCGGGCTCGGCAGGTGAATGTGGATGATTTTCAGAAATTCGATCTGGTTCTGGCCATGGATGGCGACAATCTCGCGGATCTCGAGACCCTCCGGACCCGTTCCGGTGCCGATCGCGCCGCTGCCCTGCGCCGATTTCTCCCTGAGGATGTGCCTGACCCCTATTTCGGCGGACCCGATGGCTTCCAGACCGTCTTCGACATGCTCGACGCAGGCTGTGGCCGATTGCTCCGCACGCTCACGCAAGATGTTTAA
- a CDS encoding winged helix-turn-helix domain-containing protein codes for MSPTIASDDLRRTFLHLQGLSGAPGRKIDTDGCRALVQDIGFVQVDSINTVARAHHQILFSRNQTYRPDQLTRLLEVRRDLFENWTHDASCIPVEFYPLWRHRFARERERMTARWTNWHGHDFKDELDRVLARIRNHGPAGTRDFDRNGPRKEPGWWNWHPGKAALEYLWRTGEIAVTRRENFAKIYDLAERVIPPEHFNREIPHDTFVDAVCDGALHRLGVATSGEIAAFFDLVTPAEAADWCARNAGGQIRRVNVEGHSDRREAFARADIDKLLADVPDPPKRLRVLSPFDPVLRDRKRAERLFDFRYRIEVFVPAPKRVYGYYVFPLLEGDRIVGRIDMICRRADGNLVVTALWPERGVRFGAGRMDRLEAELTRMARFTGMEKLVFEDGWRREPA; via the coding sequence ATGAGCCCGACCATCGCCAGTGACGATCTGCGCCGGACATTCCTGCATCTGCAGGGACTGTCCGGCGCGCCCGGTCGCAAGATCGACACCGACGGCTGCCGGGCGCTTGTCCAGGACATCGGCTTCGTCCAGGTCGACAGCATCAACACGGTCGCGCGCGCCCATCACCAGATCCTGTTCTCGCGCAACCAGACCTATCGCCCCGACCAGCTCACGCGGCTGCTGGAGGTCCGTCGCGACCTGTTCGAGAACTGGACGCACGATGCGTCATGCATTCCGGTCGAGTTCTATCCCCTGTGGCGCCATCGCTTCGCGCGCGAACGCGAACGGATGACGGCGCGCTGGACCAACTGGCACGGGCATGATTTCAAAGACGAACTCGACCGGGTGCTCGCCCGCATTCGCAACCACGGTCCGGCAGGCACCCGCGACTTCGACCGCAACGGCCCGCGCAAGGAACCCGGCTGGTGGAACTGGCATCCGGGAAAGGCGGCGCTGGAATATCTCTGGCGCACCGGGGAGATCGCGGTAACCCGCCGCGAGAATTTCGCCAAGATCTACGATCTGGCCGAACGTGTCATTCCCCCGGAACACTTCAACCGCGAAATCCCGCATGACACCTTTGTCGACGCGGTCTGCGACGGCGCGTTGCACCGCCTCGGAGTCGCGACCTCCGGCGAAATCGCCGCCTTCTTCGATCTCGTCACACCCGCCGAGGCAGCCGATTGGTGCGCGCGAAACGCCGGCGGACAAATCCGCCGGGTAAACGTCGAGGGGCACAGCGATCGACGGGAGGCCTTTGCCCGCGCAGACATCGACAAACTGCTCGCCGATGTCCCCGACCCGCCGAAACGCCTGCGGGTGCTCAGCCCCTTCGACCCCGTGTTGCGCGACCGCAAGCGTGCCGAACGGCTGTTCGACTTTCGCTATCGCATCGAGGTTTTCGTGCCCGCGCCGAAGCGTGTCTACGGCTATTACGTGTTCCCGCTCTTGGAGGGAGACCGGATCGTCGGTCGCATCGACATGATTTGCAGGCGCGCCGACGGCAACCTCGTCGTTACCGCGCTCTGGCCGGAACGGGGCGTACGGTTCGGCGCCGGGCGCATGGACAGGCTCGAGGCGGAACTCACCCGCATGGCCCGGTTCACCGGAATGGAGAAGCTTGTGTTCGAAGACGGCTGGCGACGCGAGCCCGCGTGA
- a CDS encoding P-II family nitrogen regulator translates to MKIVMAIIKPFKLDEVRDALTSIGVQGLTVTEVKGYGRQKGHTEIYRGTEYAVSFLPKLKIEVAVASDLADKVVEAIAGAAKTGQIGDGKIFVYALDQVQRIRTGESDAAAL, encoded by the coding sequence ATGAAAATCGTGATGGCCATCATCAAGCCGTTCAAGCTCGACGAGGTGCGCGACGCCCTCACGAGCATCGGCGTTCAGGGACTGACAGTCACCGAAGTCAAGGGATACGGACGCCAGAAGGGGCACACGGAAATTTACCGTGGCACCGAATACGCCGTCAGCTTCCTTCCGAAACTCAAGATCGAAGTCGCCGTCGCCTCCGACCTTGCCGACAAGGTGGTCGAAGCGATTGCCGGCGCCGCCAAGACCGGTCAGATCGGCGACGGAAAGATCTTCGTCTACGCGCTCGACCAGGTTCAGCGCATCCGCACCGGCGAATCCGACGCCGCCGCGCTTTGA
- a CDS encoding sulfurtransferase TusA family protein, with amino-acid sequence MTDPQTELDLKGLKCPLPVLKARKALSRLPAGARVRIEATDPMSVIDIPHFCSEAGHRLVSREQDGETHVFVLERGGDPD; translated from the coding sequence TTGACCGATCCGCAGACAGAGCTCGACCTCAAGGGTCTGAAATGCCCGCTCCCGGTGCTCAAGGCGCGCAAGGCGCTTTCGCGGCTGCCCGCCGGCGCGCGCGTGCGGATCGAGGCGACGGATCCGATGTCCGTGATCGACATTCCGCACTTCTGCAGCGAGGCGGGCCACCGTCTGGTGTCGCGCGAGCAGGACGGTGAGACGCATGTCTTCGTTCTGGAGCGCGGCGGCGACCCGGACTGA
- a CDS encoding 4a-hydroxytetrahydrobiopterin dehydratase: MASRLDDTERSAAMAEIGDWAPAADRDAIEKTFTFKDFNEAFGFMTRCALVAEKLGHHPEWFNVYKTVKVTLTTHDAGGLSQLDVKMAKAMDAIATG, translated from the coding sequence ATGGCATCTCGGCTTGACGACACCGAACGCTCGGCCGCCATGGCCGAGATTGGCGACTGGGCCCCGGCGGCGGATCGCGACGCGATCGAGAAGACCTTCACCTTCAAGGATTTCAACGAGGCGTTCGGCTTCATGACCCGTTGCGCGCTGGTCGCGGAGAAACTCGGCCACCATCCGGAATGGTTCAATGTCTACAAGACCGTGAAGGTCACCCTGACAACCCATGATGCGGGCGGGCTCAGCCAGTTGGACGTGAAGATGGCGAAAGCGATGGACGCCATCGCGACCGGCTGA